AACATGGGAGCGCTGCGCATGAATCCAACCGCGCCACTGTCCGACGCCATCAAGGATGTGCGCAAACAAATCGACAACGCCAAATTTCTTTCGCTCGAGTTTCTGATGACCTTCGGCGCCGATAAGCCGGAGCATTACGAGGATTATTATCGCTTGATGCGCGACGCGGCGGCTTATTCCCAAGAGCGCGGGATGAAGCTGGTTCTGAAACCGCATGGCGGCGCCAGCAGCGCGGCGGAGGAAATCCTGCGTTGCCTCGAAAAAGTCAAGCATCCCAATTTCAAAATCTGGTATGACGCGGGCAACATCATTCATTACACCGGCAAAGACCCGGTGGAACAACTCAAACCCATCGCGCAATACGTCACCGGTTTCTGCGCCAAGGATTGCGCCAGGCAAGGAGGCGACGTGATGCTCCAATTCGGCACCGGCAAAGTGGATTTCAAAGCCGTGTTCAGCGAACTAAAATCCGCGGGCTTCAACGGTCCCGTGATGGTTGAATGCTGCGCCCTCAGCGACAAACCGGAAGAAGTGAGCGCCAACGCACGAGCAAACCGGGAGTTTTTGGAAAAAATGATTGCCTCGATTTAACCCACAACCAGAAAGGAACAAGCCATGCCTAAATACATTATTGAACGAGAAATCCCCAACGCCGGGAAATTGTCGGCGCAAGACCTCCAAGCCATCTCGCAAAAATCGTGCGGCGTATTGCAGAAGATGGGGCCGCAGATCCAGTGGATTGAAAGTTATGTGACCAATGAAAAGGTTTACTGCGTCTATCTGGCGCCGAACGAACGATTGATCCGCGAACACGCGCAGCAAGGCGGCTTCCCGGCCAACCGCATCTCCGAGGTCAAGTCGGTCATCAGTCCCGTGACGGCGGAAGGGTGAAGCGATCGGGAAATGCGCTTTCAACGTTATGTCTCAAAAGGACCCGCGCATTGACGCCTACATCGCCAGGGCTGCTGATTTCGCCAAGCCCGTCTTGAATCACCTTCGCCGACTGGTTCATGCCGCCTGCCCGGAAGTCGTGGAGACCATGAAGTGGAGTTTTCCGCACTTCGATTACAGGGGCATGCTTTGCAGCATGGCCGCGTTCAAGCAGCATTGCACATTCGGTTTCTGGAAGGGCACGTTGATCTTTGGCGATCGAAAGAAGCAGAACGAAGCGATGGGACAGTTCGGCCGCATAACATCGCTATCCGATTTGCCCACGGACAAAGTTTTGATCGGCTACATCAAGAAAGCCGTCCAACTCAATGAAGCCGGGATCAAGCTGCCCGCGCGGCCGAAGAGTAAAGAAACAAAAGAACTGCTTCTCCCTAGCGATTTCAAGGCGGCATTGAAGAAAAACAAAAGAGCGATGACTAGCTTCGAGAATTTCAGTTACAGCCAAAAAAAGGAATACGTCGAATGGATCGTCGAGGCCAAACGCGATGAAACCCGAAAACATCGCCTGACGACGGCGCTCGAATGGATGGCCCAAGGCAAACCGAGGAATTGGAAGTATATGAAACGTTGAACGCGAACCGCTCCAGCTTCGCGGACTTGCAGGGTGTTATCGCCCACTATTTGCTGTCGCTGCCCGGCCTGGAGTTCTTGGTCGGAGACAAGGTTCCGGTCGGCGTATTGCCATAGTCGGCGTAGGTCACGCTCACGCGGTCACCGGAAGATGCGGTGTTGTTATGCGACACCGTGCTGAGGCCGACATACATCGTGCGGGGAAAGACCGACCCGGCCAGTATGGTTGTGGCCAATTCCCACCCGTTGGTGCCCACGGGAGTTGTCCGGCTCACGTTCGTGTTCCAATAATAGGTCTTGAATTTGTCGCCTTGGCGCTGGATCCGCAGCCAAAGATTGGGATAAGTGCAGGCACCGTCGGCGATGGTGCCCGGATTGTCTTCGGTGTCGCCGTCCTGGGTGAGGCGGGCGATGCCTTCGAGTTGTCCATTGCGGGCGGAGTTGGAGGGAAGAGCGTTGATCTGGATGTTGGGGCTGCCGGGGGTGAGGTCCGCCCGCGCCATCAGTGCGCCCTTGGGCGAATCCTGATTCATCGGGTCGGTTGCCGAAAGACTGATGATCCGCACCCGGACATCGAAGTCACCGGTCACTTGCTGAAAAGCAAAGGTGAACGAATCGGACGTCTCCCACGTATCGCCGCCTCCGGCCGTGATGGTGATGGAGCCAAC
The Verrucomicrobiota bacterium DNA segment above includes these coding regions:
- a CDS encoding sugar phosphate isomerase/epimerase, giving the protein MNRRKFLRTTALAATATAALDRAITRAAQKTSGAHWPIGCMNRPWSKWTHNVGFEGIKAAGYRLLGLISHSQNEPLITTSATPEYLDTLKRQFAALGLKANMGALRMNPTAPLSDAIKDVRKQIDNAKFLSLEFLMTFGADKPEHYEDYYRLMRDAAAYSQERGMKLVLKPHGGASSAAEEILRCLEKVKHPNFKIWYDAGNIIHYTGKDPVEQLKPIAQYVTGFCAKDCARQGGDVMLQFGTGKVDFKAVFSELKSAGFNGPVMVECCALSDKPEEVSANARANREFLEKMIASI
- a CDS encoding DUF4242 domain-containing protein: MPKYIIEREIPNAGKLSAQDLQAISQKSCGVLQKMGPQIQWIESYVTNEKVYCVYLAPNERLIREHAQQGGFPANRISEVKSVISPVTAEG
- a CDS encoding YdeI/OmpD-associated family protein: MSQKDPRIDAYIARAADFAKPVLNHLRRLVHAACPEVVETMKWSFPHFDYRGMLCSMAAFKQHCTFGFWKGTLIFGDRKKQNEAMGQFGRITSLSDLPTDKVLIGYIKKAVQLNEAGIKLPARPKSKETKELLLPSDFKAALKKNKRAMTSFENFSYSQKKEYVEWIVEAKRDETRKHRLTTALEWMAQGKPRNWKYMKR